The Vespula vulgaris chromosome 3, iyVesVulg1.1, whole genome shotgun sequence DNA window ATATCTTCTCGATAATTGATTGAGTATCAATTTGAGAAGTATCGAAGGAAAGGATGAAGAGATCAGACCACGTGATGTTTCAGTTGCTGTGATGGCATAAATGGCACTCTGCTTTGCTCTTGTCTCTTGAACATTTCTTTGTATCACCTTGGGAAAATGTTATACAAGTTATTGAAGTttataaaattcgaaagagTTTCATTTGTAAGATCGTTCACCTGAAGAATCTCAAGTAGATCGTCCTCGAAAAGTGGAGTCCTCGTTGGTAGAGCCAAACAAACGATACCTCTAGTTTCATGATTATGCAAGAAGATAGCTTTTTGATTGACGAATTTTGCTGTAGTTAAAACGTCGTCCGGAATTCTAACTCCAGAATGCCTAAAATATTCCTTCAAAGAGTCGACGATAGCTGTTAAAAGGATTTCAGCGTCTGTAGCTCCTGTCACACTGGAAATCTTTTTCAATACATCCAAACTGACCTCTTCGGACCAAGCCACAACTTTTCTACCACAGGGTGATATCGTTTGCAATCGATTGGCTTGAGGATGCTTCAAGAAAAGTTCCTCCAATATCAACTTCGGAGCTCCTATTGCGATCCATGTAATGGAGAACACTTCGATCGTAGCTTGGATTATTAATGGCAGGTAGCACCAGATCATCGAAATCAAAGTGTCCGGATAGAAGTGTTTGTACTTCGATTGCAGGGCTTGAAATTCTCGAAAAATCAATACAGGTGTCTTCAAAGTTAACATGATAAATAGGTACCATGACCAGGCTAAGATCGAATAAATGGTATCAATTGGATGAAAGATTCTTAGAACGGCATAGAATGTTATGAAGACTCCAAAGTTTCTCTTATTGACTTCTCGTTGCAGTATTGtgaaaaaatcgaagaatcTGAGGCCTTCGGATTTTCTGTATTGCCTGGAAAtttaagaaagattaaaatcaAGATAAGTTCATTATAGCTAGTCATTCATTTTTTACCTAGTCAATTCCTTTGAAGTAGCTACCAAAACGATCACGCCAATTTTAATACACTGGAAGACTCCTATTCgtttcttcattatttctgGTCGTTCAATAGGGTCATTATTGCAAAGAAACTCGTTCCAATAATTACTAAAGTTTTCTGTAAGCTTTTGATGAAGTCGAGGTAATGCTGAAGGTTCAACATAGAGATTCGTGAATGGTGAATCACTTTCCTCGCAAGCCCAATTCTCGGTTGAATATTTCAAAGGTAGAAAATCAGCGAGGGATAGATGTTCCAAACGAAGTAGCAAATGATGGACACGAACCAAACAAATTTGATACTCTTCGCCacgaaagaaacaatttaTCACGTTTACCTGCCATGGAGATCGACCGGCCGGAAGAAATTTTGAAGTTACATCACTCACGTAATCCTAAAAAacatgttatttaaaaaaaaaaacacgcaCATAAATTCGCTCACATGCATTTAATCTCCCATTGCAAAAGAGTGAACTTCGACTTAcgctttttcattaattaaatttatctatctcttcgtTTTAAACATTAGacaacgtttaaaaaaatacgCGGGAACATTATGCTCATTAAACAAACTatgattcatatattattctttctgtTAAAGTTCTCATGAAAGGTCCCGttcaataattttgattacgTAGAAAATATAACTTATCTTTGGTTTAGTTGTAATCGCGATGGTTTTACTGTTTTCGTAGAACTTTAAAGCGATAAATTTTACTTAGTTGAGTATTTTCTGTGATAAGGAAGGTCAAGACTATATTTCCGTGCGTTGCACGCAGTTTCAAACGTTATTAGCATCTACGTACACATGTGtacgcgtacacacacacgcgagTACATACACACCAGCACGCACGCAATATGCAATGACTTGAATCTCATTATAGGTATCCCATTAAGCAATCTCTTTGTCAGAACCTGTATATTGGATTCGGTGAGAGGCCTGCCTCGGAATGAACATGGTGAATTTAGGAGATGATTGTCCACAGAAAATTGTTCGTTATCCTTCCAAACATAGAGACCCCATTTCGTTGTCAAAGTTAATctcaagaatttctttttcgatgtCAAATGTAACAGATGACTTCTCGTACCTTCAGCAATTGATCGACCTTGAACCAGCAGAGTATATATACCCtaaggaagaagaacaaaacaaatatCCTAAATTGTTATCCGACAAATATGATAATTCCCCGTTGATATTCTGGTAATCATTTCGTAGTAATTAATACTCACATGATTTCTACCCTGATCCAAAATACTccgaatattattttcctcGACGACGATACAATTAGGATACTTCCACTTGACGAAATTAATCCAACACTTTCTCGACCATGACGAAgcttgaagaagaaaaaaatcgagaagTTAGATTAATGAATTCATTGGTCATTTAAGATCTGGAATATCTTTCATGTAGAAAATTGTTCACATTCTTTTGATTATattgaaatgattaaaaattaccaggataaagaaaaaggaagaacggcAATGAAATAAATGCGAGTAATGTGACAAAAACAAGATTTGTTGGAATCGCTAAACTAAACAGATCCATCAGCTCGAACGATGAAGATGAGGAAGATAAAGCGATGGCCATGACCTTGAACCAGttgcaatttttcttttctttcgagacACTTGGCTAATCCAGAACGAATTATTTCGGAAGTATAACGGAAACTATTATAGAAAGTCGGTTCACGATCGAAGTGTTTTCGCTTACTACAGACTCATATTACTGCTCGCCCAGACTACTCGGCGATCCTCTCTGATTGGTGACCCCGGTGAACCCTAtcactgaaaaagaaaaggacggaGAACTTTAGCTGTAACGTTTACGAGATATTACGATTTTAAAGCTACTGTTACtgtacttctctctttttttattttttcttgaacaGTGTTTAAGTTGGCTTATATAtcgatcaataataatttcttctattcgattaataatttaataataataatataatattactatatatataaaacattatatattataataattataatatataattaatattcatataataatacaattattgtatagtattatattacattaatattattatatatatgtataatattatattattattattattattattattattattattatttgtataagggcgaatat harbors:
- the LOC127062320 gene encoding uncharacterized protein LOC127062320, which produces MAIALSSSSSSFELMDLFSLAIPTNLVFVTLLAFISLPFFLFLYPASSWSRKCWINFVKWKYPNCIVVEENNIRSILDQGRNHGIYTLLVQGRSIAEGTRSHLLHLTSKKKFLRLTLTTKWGLYVWKDNEQFSVDNHLLNSPCSFRGRPLTESNIQDYVSDVTSKFLPAGRSPWQVNVINCFFRGEEYQICLVRVHHLLLRLEHLSLADFLPLKYSTENWACEESDSPFTNLYVEPSALPRLHQKLTENFSNYWNEFLCNNDPIERPEIMKKRIGVFQCIKIGVIVLVATSKELTRQYRKSEGLRFFDFFTILQREVNKRNFGVFITFYAVLRIFHPIDTIYSILAWSWYLFIMLTLKTPVLIFREFQALQSKYKHFYPDTLISMIWCYLPLIIQATIEVFSITWIAIGAPKLILEELFLKHPQANRLQTISPCGRKVVAWSEEVSLDVLKKISSVTGATDAEILLTAIVDSLKEYFRHSGVRIPDDVLTTAKFVNQKAIFLHNHETRGIVCLALPTRTPLFEDDLLEILQVIQRNVQETRAKQSAIYAITATETSRGLISSSFPSILLKLILNQLSRRYSLSLTHVDGNLQVEGVDAAVYWRPPQGNCNMSITLHRYGNGVRLGVMGDALIGPQHSIITRTFPKSLQNLSAIVGVPKTPVLENQSRSPSPHSVSPTTSPGY